The genomic interval CCTGCGGCTATGTACTCGCCGACGTCGAGTTGCCGATCAAGTGGCCGCGTCGGTCAGCTCAGGATCTATCTGTTGAAGCATGATGTTCAACCAGTCGGTACCCCGGTGGTCTGGTGGCATCGCTGCGAGGCCCTGAGTGGCTTCCTCCACTCCATCAGCGACGTGGCCCATGCACGACAGCACCAGCCCTCTCTGTACCGCCAGGAACCCAGCGGTGTACCAATACCCACCCGGCGGTAGTTCGTCGCTCTCCGAAGGATCTGACGCGATCGCCTTAGCGGCTGCTCTGTTCTCGCCCCTTCGCGCCAGTAGCTCACCGCGCCAATAGAGATCGAACGTTCGCAGTGCCGGGTGTACGCCGTCCTCGGCAAGCGTTGCGTCGGCAAGGTCGAGTGCCTTCGCCAGGTCTCCGGTGTGCCGAGCGGTAAGCGAACGGAACGACAACGCGTGCGCTCGCTGGGGTCCGTCCTGCGCCAGCTCGGCTGCGTCGGCAAGAACTTTGTCGGCAATTGCTCGTTGACCCGTTGCGTGCTCGAGCCAGCCGCGGTACCGCGTGACTTCAGACGCTAATCCGTTGTCCAAACCTCTTGCGAGAGTGTCGATTCCGCGCACCACAGGCAGAACGGGAGCCGCGCCTATCCGGTCCTCCAGGTGCCGGGTGCGTTCCAAGATGACAGCCACATCGGCAGCACCGGTGCCGTCCGGATCGGTGGCTATAGCGCTGAGCCTGCCCGCTACCGGATCATCACCGAGCGCACGGCGATACGCCGCGGCGACACCTTCGGGCACGGGGCGTTGCCCGTTCTCTATCTGTGACAGATACGCCGGTGAGTAGTGGGTTTTCTCAGCCATACGACGCAGACCGATACCCGCCACGGTGCGGAGTTCACGCAGCAGTGTTCCGGTCACGTCCGAATCTGCGAACACGTGCAAACACGCTAGTACTCCGAAGTCACCTGCGGGTCACGGATGCTCGTTACTGGCTTCGCAGAGGGGTTGTAGCCAATTGACCCACCCCGGCCCGGCTCCCTCTCTGCGGACGTTTCCGACACGATCACGACAAGGGGACGGGAGTACAAACGATGCGTTTTCGACCGACCGCGCTGGGATGGGTGGAGCCCGAGGTGTCCGACGCGCTGATGTGGGATCGCGCGCAAGTGCAGTGCTTGGCGCGCTCGCTCGGGTACGTGATCATCTGGCCTGAGCCGTCGCTCATCCCGCTGGCGGATCAGGTGCGCGCCGCTGACGTGGACGCGGTGATCACTCCGTCGCCGCAACACCTGAGTCCGCTCGCGCTGAATGGGGTGTTGTACTTCGCTGAGATCGAAACCATCTCTCCGCGAATGAGTTTCGGCCGATGGTCGTTGATTCGAGAGGGGGTGTTCGCATGAGGTGGCGAGGATACAACCGCGGCAGCACCGTGGGGGAGATTCGAGACCGGATACGCCGCGAACAGTCGCCGGTCGGATGGACGCACGACGCACCTGTCGAGCCGCTCTCGGTCGATCGAGCGCACACGATCATGCAGCAGCACCGAGAATGCCGGGCCAACGACTGCCCGCGAAAGCGTGCAGCGTTCCGGACGCTGGTCGAAGTTGGACGGATCAAGCCCGACTCGGGTCGGACTCGGTAGGCTCCGCACACCGGTACAGCCGACGCGAGGGGAAGCAATGAGCGACGAACAAATCGGTTTCGATATCGAATTCGATGACAAGACACAAGCGTTCTTGGAGTGGGTCAAGCCGGAGCACATGGAGTCCGGAATACGGAAATTCCTCGGGGAGACGCTCGGCGGTGTCGCGGATTACGACTCTGACGCCTGGTGGAAGCAACCGACATTGGAACGTGTCATGAATGTTGCGAAAGAGCGGTTAGGTAACCGCGCCGGATTCTACAGCGAAGAGAACCGCGAAGTAGCCGACCAGTTCGTGAGATTTCTTGGCGAGTGCTATGTACGTCGAGCCGGGATGGAATGGACGAATCGGCCCGACTGGTCCGGGCCGCTGTACCCGGAGTTCGGCCCCGGAGTGAAGCACGGTGATGATGTACGTCGAGTGGCCCTGATTGCCGAGGACTTGGTAGATGACAAGTTCGGTGGTCCGAGTTCGATCGAGTACAACATCTCCGACGCCGTGAAACTCCACGCAAGCTAACCCACTACACACCAAAATGCACTTACGGGGGTGGGTACAGCCGTGCCCGATGAATATGACGCCGTACGGCGCGACCTGAGCAACTATGAGCGCGGCCTGTACTTCGAACTCGGGCGGGCGCATCTTCGCGGGGAGACGCCCGAACGTGGTTGGGTACGGCAGTTCTCGATACCTACCGATCGCGGCCCCCGGATACTCGACAACGCCAAAACCCAGGGTAAAGGTGTTAGGAGTATCGAACGAAAATCGGGGCGGGTTGATGCAAGAACACTCGAGCAATTGAAGCGCGAACGGCTCGGGCTGGAGTCAGGGCAGATCTCGCAGAGTGGATGGGAAACCGTCGCTGGTGAAAAGATAGATCCACGTGCACGCGAGTACATGAACGAACTCATTCGTGATTTCCCCGGCCGGTTCGAGCACGTGGAAATATCGCGGAAAGATGCCGCACGGGCTTAGAAGCAGGGAGGGCACTCGCTTCACGGCAACTCGAATTGATCCGAACCTACCAACTGGATCGCGCTGAACGCGCCCGAAAACGACTCGCGAATATCCGCGAGATCCTACGCCAGCGCGAAGCCAAAGCCGCGGAGGAGCGCGCCAAGGCTGAACGCGAGCGGCAAGCCCGCGAGGAACGAGCACGGGTAGAGCGTGAGGCAGCAGAGCGGGTAGCTCGGGAGTTCGCAGAGAAGTACAAAGCAGTGTTCCGGGACCGCGAGCCGGACGAGAACACTTCGGCACGGACGCGGGAGGACGACGACGCAGCCGAGAAGACGAAGCAGCGCGAACGCGACCAGGCCGATGAGAAAGCGCGGCAGAGACAGCGTGAGGCAGCCGACCGGCTCGCGCTCGAAGCGCGGAGAGCGCGTGAATTGGCGGACAACGGGGAACCCGGCAACATGGTCCGAGAAGTTGCTGACATATTGCATGTCTCCCGGCCGACACCCGGAATCGGACCCCTGCACCGGGAACCGCCGCACGCGGGCCCGACTCGCGGCGGCAGGGAAGAGCGGGGACGCGAGCGCGGCGGACTAGAACGCACCCGTGACTAGATGAACCAGAGATACCCGGAACACCGGCCTAGCTCGTGCTTGCCGGGATGGAGTGAGTACACGCTGGGGAAAGGGGTGCTCGACTTTTGTGTGCGCGTACGCAGAATGGCGGTATGGATATCGCGACGCTCTATCGCCGCTGGTTGTTCGAGGTGTGGTACGGCGACTACTCCGGCGTGAGGGATATCTTCATGCCGGGTTTTGTCGGGCACTGGCCGTCGATGGATGTGTATGGGCCGCAGGGGGTTGTCAACCAGATCGAGCAGTCCAGACGCTTCTTCGACGACATCGAGAACACGCTGGATGTCGGGCCGGTGATCAATGGCGACCTGATTGCCGCTCGGTGGACCTTCCACGGCTCGTACCGCGAGGGTATTCCCGGCGCCACGGCCGCGCCCGGCACCCGCATCGCCTTCTGCGGGCAGGACATCTTCCGTGCGGAGGGTGGCCGGTTCGCCGAGTACTGGGTGGTGTCCGACGGGCTGGGCATGATGCAGGCCCTCGGTGCGCTCGGACAATGACGAAAAGTGCTGTGCCGCAGGCTTAGTCGTCGGCGAGGTAGCGCTCGACGCTCGCCACCTTCGAGGTGAGGCCGTCGGTGACGCCCGGCCGGATGTCGGCCTTGATCACCAGGCTGCAGCGCGGGGCGGCGGCCATGACGGCGTCGGTGGCCTGTTTGATCACGGCCATCACCTCGTCCCATTCGCCTTCGATCGAGGTGTACATGGCCGTGGTCTCGTTGGGCAGGCCGCTGGCCCGCACGACGCGCACGGCCTCGGCGACCGCCCGGCCGACATCCTCTCCGGTGCCGAGC from Nocardia wallacei carries:
- a CDS encoding helix-turn-helix domain-containing protein is translated as MFADSDVTGTLLRELRTVAGIGLRRMAEKTHYSPAYLSQIENGQRPVPEGVAAAYRRALGDDPVAGRLSAIATDPDGTGAADVAVILERTRHLEDRIGAAPVLPVVRGIDTLARGLDNGLASEVTRYRGWLEHATGQRAIADKVLADAAELAQDGPQRAHALSFRSLTARHTGDLAKALDLADATLAEDGVHPALRTFDLYWRGELLARRGENRAAAKAIASDPSESDELPPGGYWYTAGFLAVQRGLVLSCMGHVADGVEEATQGLAAMPPDHRGTDWLNIMLQQIDPELTDAAT
- a CDS encoding ester cyclase, with protein sequence MDIATLYRRWLFEVWYGDYSGVRDIFMPGFVGHWPSMDVYGPQGVVNQIEQSRRFFDDIENTLDVGPVINGDLIAARWTFHGSYREGIPGATAAPGTRIAFCGQDIFRAEGGRFAEYWVVSDGLGMMQALGALGQ
- a CDS encoding MTH1187 family thiamine-binding protein; the encoded protein is MIAAFSITPLGTGEDVGRAVAEAVRVVRASGLPNETTAMYTSIEGEWDEVMAVIKQATDAVMAAAPRCSLVIKADIRPGVTDGLTSKVASVERYLADD